CTTAACTTTTCACTAGTATATTTAAATTTCTCTTCTGTTTTTTTTACATTTTCAGACCAATAATAATTAAATTCTGATGCTACAAGTACAAACAGAAATAACCATAGAATATAAACTATTGGAAATTCTTTATAAAAGAAAAATGCCATTAAAACAACTGTAAAAAAACTTATAATTCCTGCAACTAACCCATAGTAAAGGGTAAACACAAGTAGTGGAAGAAGATAAAATAAATAACCAAATTTAGATTCTATAAACAGGGGGTCAGATGGGTTTGTATACATTCCAATAAATAATAAAGCTAATGTAAATATAAATATTTCAGCAATTAATATTTTTAAGTTTAATTCCCTTAAAAACTTTGTTAAAAGCATAGTTTTTTAAGGAATTTTAAGGAATGATTTTGTTTAGTATTTTTTGTGCTACGGTTGTAATAGATTCATGAGACCATCCTGTTTTTGAAGATACACTTGTGTAAACTTCTTTTTCTTGTTTGATATCATAAATTTTAACAGTAATACTTACTGCTGGCTCTCCATCGATGCCGGTTTTGTATCTAAATTCGTTTACACTCCCGGTAATTGCATAATCTATGTTACTTTCTTTTAACTCTTGTAAAAGCTTCTTAATTTCCTCAGGGCTATAATCTTTATCTTGTTTAACATTTGTAATGGATAGTTTATATCCTTTTGAAGAAACAACTCCCTCTGTTATACTTTTTACTCTAAGCCCTGCTAAAGGTGTTTCTGTATAGTTTTCAAATGGAAGAACCGTTATGTTTTTTTCTTTTAAATTTAATTTAGCATAATCTAAATTTGTAACTGTTGAGCATGATGCTAAGAAAACCAAAGCAAAAAATAATAAGAACTTTCTCATTTTAAACCTCCTCCTGCAATAGTTTTTTCTCCCATTCAAGAGCTGTTTTACAAATTAGCTTTAAATCATCGTACTGTGGCTTCCAATTTAAATTGTTTAAAATTTTAGTATTATCTGCTATTGATACAGCCAGGTCTCCTTCTCTACGACCGGTATACTCAACTTTAAAATCTACTCCTGAAACTTCCTTCATAGTATTGATAACTTCCAAGACAGAGTACCCTCTACCATATCCACAATTAAATACATTACTATTATTATCGATTAAATACTCTAAACTTTTAATGTGAGCGTCTGCTAAATCATCAACATGAATATAATCTCTTATACAAGTACCATCTGGTGTTGGATAATCTGTACCAAAAACATACATTTTATCTCTCTTACCAACCGCTGTTTCTGCTACCACTTTTATTAGATTGGTTGCATTTGGAAATCTCTGCCCTATTCTAATTTTTAAGTCTGCTCCGGCAACATTAAAATATCTGAGTATTACATACTTAAATTCAGGATGAGCTGTTCCTACATCGTTAAGTACTGTTTCGCTCATTAATTTACTTCTTCCATAAGGATTTATTGGTAGTGTTGGCGTTGTTTCTTTCACCGGAATTTCATCCGGTTGACCGTACACTGCAGCGGTAGAAGAGAAAATAAACTTATTGACACCATATTTAAGACAAAGATTGATAAGATTGGTTGTGTTCACTGTGTTGTTCATATAGTATTTAATTGGATTTTTTACACTTTCTGGTACCACAATGCTTGCTGCAAAATGAATCACAGCATCGAATTTTTTAGCTTTAAATATTCCTTCTATCATCTGAAAATCTTTTAAATCTGCTTCAATAAAAGTAAGCTCTGTATTTTTGCCTGTTTGCTGATGGATTTCGTTTAGCGTTTTAATAGTTTTCAATGAACCTGTTGAAAGATTATCAATGATTACTACGTTGTGGTCTGTGTTTTCTATTATCTGTTTTACTACATGACTACCGATATAACCTGCTCCACCTGTGATTAAAATGTTCATAAGTTATCTCCTTTTTATTTTTGTTAAAATTTCTTCTACAATTTGGCTTGGTGTTTTTTTGTCTGCATTGATCCTTATGTTTGCAAGTCTGTATACATTCTTCCTTTCTTCAAAAAGTTGTCTTATTTTTTCTATAGGTTGTTTTAATAATGGTCTGTCTTGGTCGTTTTTTAGCCTATCTAAGACTGTGTTTAAACTTACATCAAGCCACACAACATCTCCGTTTTTTTTCATCAAATTCATATTGTCCAAATTTGCCCCAAGTCCACCACCGGTAGAAACTACAAGTCCTTCTTGATTAACTATTGCTTCTATCTGTTTTCTTTCAAGCTCTCTAAAATAGCTTTCTCCTTTTTGCTCAAAAATATCTTTTATTTTCATTCCTTCCTTTTCTTCAATAAGCTTATCAGTATCAACAAAATTCATATTTAATTTTTCGGCCAAAATCTTTCCTACTGTAGACTTTCCACTTCCCATAAATCCAACAAGATATATATTTTTCATTCTATCTCCCTAATTTCAAGAATCTTCTCAACATTGAAAACCCTATCATCTTTTCTTATTGTGCAGAATCCTTCAACGCCTAAGAATTCAGCACCGTTATAGTCCATTTTGCCAATTTTTTTAGGGATTATTACTATTTTTGATTTTACATCTTTTGACTTAAGATAGAATATCTCTATAGGTTATCCTTCTTTTAATCAATCAACCCTTTCATCATCCCAAGGACTTTAGTCCAAAGGGTCTCTTGTAAAATTTTTTAGTCTTATTCTGTTGTTATATGCTTCGGATGAGAAATTCAGTAATAGTAGAGGACTCTTTGCCGACTGTAGAATGACAAATAAAGGTTATCTTTTCTCTAATGCTTACAATTCAACCTTTTTCTGTCATTCCGAGGCCATAAGGCTAAAGGATCTCCTTTTAAATTCTTAAAAATCACTATCGTTCAAGGCATATAATATTAGTCTTATTCAGTTATTCCAAAACAAAATGCATGCTTTTTAACATTCTTTACATTCTTGCTTACATTATTATAACTTAAACCCCCTCTATGATAAAATTTTATGCTAAAAATCTTGCTATGGAGACAGATTTTGATTCAAAAAGAAGACTTAAAATACTATCTTTTTATATTTTTAACACTTTTTGTTTACTTTTGGAATTTTTGGTTTAACGCAATCTGGATTCCTAACGAAAGCTTTTACGCCGAAGCTGTCAGAGAAATGTTTGAATCCGGCAATTTTCTTGATATCTATTACAACTATGAACCAAGATTTAACAAACCGCCGCTGACTTACTGGTCTATAGCTTTATCTGTTTTTATTTTTGGAATGAATGAATTTGCCATTAGACTTCCGATCGTTTTAATGGCTTTTGGAAGTTCATTTTTAACTTATAAAATTGCAAATCTGCTTTTTGATAAAAAGACAGCAATTTTTTCATTTTTTGCCATGGCTTTAAGCTTTCAGTTTATTATTAATTCAAGATATGCATCGCCGGAAGTTCCACTTTTATTTTTCTTTACTTTAACGCTTTATCTTTTTCTTAAAGGATACAAAGAAAATAAATTTTTATACATTTTTTTATCTTATGTATCTCTTGGTCTAACTGTTTTGACAAAAGGGTATCCTTATATACTTGTAATTGGTGGCATCGTAGGACTGTATCTATTAGCAGAGAGTAATTTTAATGTAAAAACTTGGCTAAATAAGATTTGGCAGTTAAAACCTTACATAGGACTTCCAATTACATTAATAATAGGTCTTAGCTGGTTTGTCTATATGCATCTAAAATTTGGCTCTATGTTTTGGCAGGTTTATAATGAAGAGACAATAAAAAGAGCTTTTGGAGAAGAGTTTAAATTCTCAGACATATTTTTCTACCTTATCGTGATACTTTGGGGCTTTCTGCCGTATTCTCTTGTTTTTTATTTCAGTTTGATTGATAGTTATAAAAAATGGTTAAAAGAGTTTTCTTTTATTTTCAGCTGGTTTATTGTTATGCTTGTAATTTTTACAATCGCAAAAGGTAAAATTCCAACTTACTTTATCCAAGCATTCCCAGCATTATCTATATTTGTTGGGTACTATTTAGCAAATTATAATCCAGATGGTTTTAAAAAGTATCTGTGGTATTTCTCTTTTTTTGTTGCTACCATAATAATAACAGTTTTAAATTTTGGAATTGTTTATCTTTTTAAACTTGACTACTTTTATTATATCTTCTGTGTTTTTCCGTTCCTTTACTTAATTAGATATAAAGATTATAAGCTATTGCCGTTTATAGCAATGCTCATGACGTTTTTAATTTTTGCGATTTCTTTATTAGTCAAGGTTGAACATTACAGACCTTATAAAGAGATTGGTAAAATTGTAAATGAAAAAGTCCCGGATAGGTCTATTCCTTTGATCATAGAAAATAGATTTTTTCACAATCTTCCGTTTTATACAAAAAGAAAGGTTCTAAGAGATTATAGCTCTAATCAAATTTTAGAGTATCAAAACAATCATAAATATATACTTGCTCTTGTCGAAGAAGACACTTTGAAAAAACTTAACAATGTAGAAGTAGTTTGGAATGGATATCTTTATCCAAACAGCGAATCCCGTTTTGCAGTGTTTTTAAGAAATGTATATAAAGCTGAAAATGGAGATTATTTTGGATTTGTAAAGATGTATTTGGTGGTAGGTGAGAAGTAAAATGTTTTAATTTTTCAAATGCTCTAAGCCTATCATAACCATTCTGTATACAAAAACTAAGGTTGTTATAGCCCATCCTACAAATACAGATATTAAGAAAATAACCAGAGAAGACTTTCTCTCCTCTGGAGGTTTTTTGTTATTCCAAATTGTTAGAATAATATCAAAAATTACCGTCAGTATGATAACAGAAAGCACAAAAACAATTACAGAAATTGTAAGGTCATAACCTACCTGAACAAGCTTTTCTTCGGCTTGCTTCATTACATCGTACATGATAATTTACCTCTATAATTTATGATATACACCAAATATATTCTGACCTTTCTGGACCTGTTGACAGCATCACAACTTTAACGCCTGTATTTTCCTCTATGGTTTTTATAAATTCCTTAGCATTTTCTGGTAATTTTGTAATATCTTTTAATCCTTTTGTTGACGTTTTCCAGCCTTTTATGGTTTTATAGATAGGTTTACATTTAGCCAGTACTTGTAATGATGCTGGAAACTCTGTAATAGTTTGTCCTTCGTAATCATAAGCTACGCAAACATTGATTTCATCAAAAACATCAAGAACATCTAACTTTGTTATTATTAAGCCATCGATTCCGTTTATTCTACATGCAAATCTTAAAGCTACTAAATCAAGCCAGCCACATCTTCTCGGTCTACCGGTTGTAGAACCATACTCATGACCTTCTTCTCTTAATCTTTCACCAATTCCATCATTTAACTCTGTTGGAAATGGACCTTCCCCAACTCTCGTAGTATAAGCTTTACTTACTCCATAGACTTTTGCTTGACCGATTAACTTTGGAGCAACTCCTGTACCGTTGCAGATGCCAAGAGCGGACGCATTAGAAGATGTTACATATGGATATGTTCCCATATCTATATCAAGCATTGTTCCTTGTGCACCTTCAAAAAGTACTTTTTTGCCTTCCTTCATTACTTTATCAAGAAGATAAGAAGTGTCGGCTACTAAATCTTTTATTTTTTCAAAGTTAGAAAGTGTATTTTCATACAATTCATTTAAATCAAGATTAAACGTTTCCCCGTAAACTTTCTCAGCAATTTCTTTTGCTTCATTAAAAGCTTTTTCAAGTCTAATTCTGAAATATTCTTTATCAAATAAATCTACAATTCTTATACCAGTTCTTGCATACTTAGCCATATAAGCCGGTCCAATGCCCTTTAACGTTGTTCCTACTTTATCCTTTCCTTTAGATTTTTCTGACAAGCTGTCTAATATTTTGTGATATGGAAATACGATATGACATCTTTCAC
This region of Sulfurihydrogenibium sp. genomic DNA includes:
- a CDS encoding shikimate kinase — translated: MKNIYLVGFMGSGKSTVGKILAEKLNMNFVDTDKLIEEKEGMKIKDIFEQKGESYFRELERKQIEAIVNQEGLVVSTGGGLGANLDNMNLMKKNGDVVWLDVSLNTVLDRLKNDQDRPLLKQPIEKIRQLFEERKNVYRLANIRINADKKTPSQIVEEILTKIKRR
- the galE gene encoding UDP-glucose 4-epimerase GalE, coding for MNILITGGAGYIGSHVVKQIIENTDHNVVIIDNLSTGSLKTIKTLNEIHQQTGKNTELTFIEADLKDFQMIEGIFKAKKFDAVIHFAASIVVPESVKNPIKYYMNNTVNTTNLINLCLKYGVNKFIFSSTAAVYGQPDEIPVKETTPTLPINPYGRSKLMSETVLNDVGTAHPEFKYVILRYFNVAGADLKIRIGQRFPNATNLIKVVAETAVGKRDKMYVFGTDYPTPDGTCIRDYIHVDDLADAHIKSLEYLIDNNSNVFNCGYGRGYSVLEVINTMKEVSGVDFKVEYTGRREGDLAVSIADNTKILNNLNWKPQYDDLKLICKTALEWEKKLLQEEV
- a CDS encoding adenylosuccinate synthase, translated to MKESLVILGSQWGDEGKGKIVDLLAPEFDYVVRYQGGSNAGHTVIANGKKYTLHLIPSGILHEGVKNIISNGVVVDLEELLKEMEQVKDAVKDFKDKLYISERCHIVFPYHKILDSLSEKSKGKDKVGTTLKGIGPAYMAKYARTGIRIVDLFDKEYFRIRLEKAFNEAKEIAEKVYGETFNLDLNELYENTLSNFEKIKDLVADTSYLLDKVMKEGKKVLFEGAQGTMLDIDMGTYPYVTSSNASALGICNGTGVAPKLIGQAKVYGVSKAYTTRVGEGPFPTELNDGIGERLREEGHEYGSTTGRPRRCGWLDLVALRFACRINGIDGLIITKLDVLDVFDEINVCVAYDYEGQTITEFPASLQVLAKCKPIYKTIKGWKTSTKGLKDITKLPENAKEFIKTIEENTGVKVVMLSTGPERSEYIWCIS
- a CDS encoding glycosyltransferase family 39 protein, yielding MIQKEDLKYYLFIFLTLFVYFWNFWFNAIWIPNESFYAEAVREMFESGNFLDIYYNYEPRFNKPPLTYWSIALSVFIFGMNEFAIRLPIVLMAFGSSFLTYKIANLLFDKKTAIFSFFAMALSFQFIINSRYASPEVPLLFFFTLTLYLFLKGYKENKFLYIFLSYVSLGLTVLTKGYPYILVIGGIVGLYLLAESNFNVKTWLNKIWQLKPYIGLPITLIIGLSWFVYMHLKFGSMFWQVYNEETIKRAFGEEFKFSDIFFYLIVILWGFLPYSLVFYFSLIDSYKKWLKEFSFIFSWFIVMLVIFTIAKGKIPTYFIQAFPALSIFVGYYLANYNPDGFKKYLWYFSFFVATIIITVLNFGIVYLFKLDYFYYIFCVFPFLYLIRYKDYKLLPFIAMLMTFLIFAISLLVKVEHYRPYKEIGKIVNEKVPDRSIPLIIENRFFHNLPFYTKRKVLRDYSSNQILEYQNNHKYILALVEEDTLKKLNNVEVVWNGYLYPNSESRFAVFLRNVYKAENGDYFGFVKMYLVVGEK